The following proteins are encoded in a genomic region of Devosia lucknowensis:
- a CDS encoding DeoR/GlpR family DNA-binding transcription regulator: MLNDERLDRIKDMLNADGRVVANDLAATFGVSEDTIRRDLRELARLGFCRRVYGGALLPSPDTGALAVRATERQGAKASLARAAVAQLKSGQTVFIDAGSTNLAIARALPTDLRLTVVTNAPAIATTLSDHPQIEVIVLGGLYDQGKGACLGPQTIREATQIFADLFVLGACGVDARIGVTALDAGEAEVKRTMIAQSSLLLIAATADKLGTVAPFRIAEPSRIDHLVVEDGIGDVSGFAALDIAIHRAGD, encoded by the coding sequence ATGCTGAACGACGAACGGTTGGACCGGATCAAGGACATGCTGAATGCCGATGGCCGCGTGGTTGCCAATGATCTGGCAGCGACATTCGGCGTTTCGGAAGACACGATCCGTCGCGATCTGCGGGAACTGGCCAGGCTGGGGTTTTGTCGCCGGGTTTACGGCGGCGCGCTGCTGCCGTCGCCCGACACGGGCGCCCTGGCCGTGCGTGCCACCGAACGGCAGGGAGCCAAGGCAAGCCTCGCGCGCGCCGCAGTCGCCCAGCTCAAGAGTGGCCAGACCGTTTTCATCGACGCCGGCTCGACCAACCTCGCCATCGCCAGGGCGCTGCCAACGGACCTGCGGCTGACCGTCGTCACCAACGCACCGGCGATCGCGACGACCTTGTCCGATCACCCCCAGATCGAAGTCATCGTGCTCGGCGGTCTGTACGATCAGGGGAAGGGCGCCTGCCTCGGGCCGCAGACGATCCGGGAGGCCACGCAGATTTTTGCCGATCTCTTCGTTCTGGGTGCCTGCGGCGTCGATGCACGTATCGGCGTCACCGCGCTCGATGCCGGCGAGGCCGAGGTCAAGCGCACGATGATCGCCCAGAGCAGCCTGCTGCTGATCGCGGCGACGGCGGACAAGCTCGGCACGGTGGCGCCGTTCCGCATCGCCGAGCCGTCACGCATCGATCATCTTGTCGTCGAGGATGGCATCGGCGATGTCTCGGGCTTTGCCGCGCTCGACATCGCCATTCACCGGGCCGGCGACTAG
- the hemA gene encoding 5-aminolevulinate synthase translates to MDYRGIFEDAVDTLRSEKRYRVFADLERIAGRFPRAVYRDDADNAREITIWCSNDYLGMGQHEKVVQAMQQTAGTMGVGAGGTRNISGTNRPLVELERSLADLHRKEAALVFTSGFVSNEAALSTIARLLPDCIIFSDQLNHASMIQGVRQSGMEKKIFRHNDVAHLRELLSQVDRKRPKLIAFESVYSMDGDIAPIKEICDLAEEFGALTYIDEVHAVGMYGPRGGGIAEREGLMERIDVIEGTLAKGFGVMGGYIAANRAIIDAVRSYAPEFIFTTALPPALCAAARASIEHLKGNGEERIMHQRQARLTKAILADAGLPVMETSTHIVPLIVGDARAVKAASDMLLDKHNIYIQPINYPTVPKGTERLRITPTPLHTDEMIFELRHALVSVWTSLELPRERADAAITASKLTSGDLTLPSLGG, encoded by the coding sequence ATGGATTATCGCGGAATTTTCGAGGATGCAGTGGACACGCTGCGGTCGGAGAAGCGCTATCGCGTGTTTGCTGACCTCGAACGGATCGCCGGGCGCTTTCCCCGCGCCGTCTATCGCGACGATGCGGACAATGCCCGCGAAATCACCATCTGGTGCTCCAACGACTACCTCGGCATGGGCCAGCACGAAAAGGTCGTGCAGGCGATGCAGCAGACCGCCGGCACGATGGGCGTCGGCGCTGGCGGCACCCGCAACATTTCCGGCACCAACCGCCCGCTGGTCGAGCTCGAGCGCTCGCTCGCCGACCTGCACCGCAAGGAAGCGGCGCTGGTCTTCACCTCGGGCTTCGTCTCCAATGAAGCCGCGCTCTCGACCATTGCGCGGCTTTTGCCCGACTGCATCATCTTCTCGGACCAGCTCAACCACGCCTCGATGATCCAAGGCGTGCGTCAATCGGGCATGGAAAAGAAGATCTTCCGGCACAATGACGTGGCGCACCTGCGCGAACTCCTCAGCCAGGTCGATCGCAAGCGGCCCAAGCTCATTGCCTTCGAGAGCGTTTATTCGATGGATGGCGATATCGCCCCCATCAAGGAAATCTGCGACCTCGCCGAGGAATTCGGCGCCCTCACCTATATCGACGAAGTCCATGCCGTGGGCATGTACGGCCCGCGCGGCGGCGGCATTGCCGAGCGCGAAGGCCTGATGGAACGCATCGACGTGATCGAGGGCACGCTGGCCAAGGGCTTTGGGGTCATGGGGGGCTATATCGCCGCCAATCGCGCCATCATCGACGCGGTGCGCTCGTACGCTCCCGAATTCATCTTCACAACGGCCCTGCCCCCGGCCTTGTGCGCGGCCGCCCGCGCCTCCATCGAGCATCTCAAGGGCAATGGCGAAGAGCGCATCATGCATCAGCGCCAGGCCCGGCTGACCAAGGCAATCCTCGCCGATGCCGGCCTGCCGGTGATGGAAACCTCGACCCATATCGTGCCGCTGATCGTAGGCGACGCGCGCGCCGTCAAGGCCGCCAGCGACATGCTGCTCGACAAGCACAATATCTACATCCAGCCGATCAATTACCCGACCGTGCCCAAGGGCACCGAACGCCTGCGCATCACGCCGACACCGCTCCATACCGACGAGATGATCTTCGAGCTCCGGCATGCGCTGGTCAGCGTCTGGACCAGCCTCGAGCTGCCGCGCGAGCGCGCCGACGCTGCGATCACGGCCAGCAAGCTGACCTCGGGTGACCTGACCCTTCCCAGCCTCGGCGGCTAG
- a CDS encoding DUF4334 domain-containing protein, whose protein sequence is MAEISERQSQLIELEHGTTTETALAWFDGLPPVVITDMLGNWRGTELPTGHPMDGLLARAGWHGKRFDDADSAHPLVFSQAGGRLFALNPAWLPMSLLTTRVGLAQRLASRQVVRLASLVAGTDKPRARLRMTEFRGVVSATMIYDALPINDVFRTVDADTVVGAMDMRGSSKPYFFVLRREQPR, encoded by the coding sequence GTGGCAGAGATCTCGGAACGCCAATCGCAGCTCATCGAGCTTGAACACGGTACGACGACCGAAACCGCATTGGCATGGTTTGACGGGCTGCCGCCAGTGGTCATCACGGACATGTTGGGGAACTGGCGGGGGACGGAGTTGCCGACGGGCCACCCGATGGATGGTCTCCTGGCCAGGGCCGGTTGGCACGGCAAGCGGTTCGATGACGCCGACAGCGCTCATCCCCTGGTGTTCTCGCAAGCCGGGGGGCGCTTGTTTGCCCTCAATCCGGCCTGGCTGCCGATGTCCCTGCTGACGACGCGTGTGGGCCTCGCGCAACGACTGGCCTCCCGGCAGGTGGTCCGCCTCGCCTCGCTTGTGGCAGGTACGGACAAGCCACGGGCGCGGCTGCGCATGACGGAATTTCGCGGCGTCGTTTCGGCGACGATGATCTACGACGCGCTGCCGATCAACGATGTGTTCCGCACGGTTGACGCCGACACCGTCGTCGGCGCCATGGACATGCGCGGCTCGTCGAAGCCCTATTTCTTCGTGCTGCGGCGCGAGCAGCCCCGCTAG
- a CDS encoding SDR family NAD(P)-dependent oxidoreductase — MSEFASYPSLDNRPVIISGGASGIGEAMVRAFAAQGAKVGFVDIAVEAGEALASELRQKGQTARFIRCDVTDIAAYQSAIAELAAAHGDALVLINNAAHDQRHLWNEVTPDDWDRRMAVNLKHAFFATQAVAPGMARAGRGAVINYGSISWMVMTPGLPVYETAKAALHGLTRSMARELGPSGIRVNTLVPGAVMTQRQLDLWISPEALTDIKENQAIPQALSPDDCARLALFLAADDSAMITGQHFLVDAGWANT, encoded by the coding sequence ATGTCCGAATTCGCCAGCTATCCCAGCCTCGACAATCGCCCCGTCATCATCTCAGGCGGCGCCTCTGGCATCGGGGAGGCCATGGTCCGGGCTTTTGCGGCGCAGGGCGCGAAGGTCGGCTTCGTCGATATCGCCGTGGAAGCAGGCGAAGCGCTTGCATCCGAGCTTCGACAGAAAGGCCAGACGGCGCGGTTCATCCGCTGCGACGTCACCGATATTGCGGCCTACCAGTCGGCGATTGCCGAACTCGCTGCCGCTCACGGCGATGCGCTGGTGCTGATCAACAATGCCGCGCATGACCAGCGCCATCTCTGGAACGAAGTGACGCCCGACGACTGGGACCGGCGCATGGCGGTCAACCTCAAGCACGCCTTCTTCGCCACCCAGGCGGTTGCACCTGGAATGGCCCGAGCGGGCAGGGGCGCGGTCATCAACTACGGCTCGATCAGTTGGATGGTCATGACGCCGGGTCTGCCGGTCTATGAAACCGCCAAGGCCGCGCTGCATGGCCTGACGCGATCCATGGCGCGCGAACTGGGTCCCTCGGGCATCCGGGTCAACACGCTCGTGCCCGGTGCGGTCATGACCCAGCGCCAGCTCGACCTCTGGATTTCTCCCGAAGCCCTGACCGACATCAAGGAAAACCAGGCCATTCCCCAAGCCTTGTCGCCTGACGACTGCGCGCGGCTGGCGCTGTTCCTCGCGGCCGATGACAGTGCCATGATCACCGGACAGCACTTTCTGGTCGATGCCGGATGGGCCAATACCTGA
- a CDS encoding OmpA family protein: protein MKSKVLVALAATLALSACTTTNPYTGQSQLSNTAGGALIGTGGGAIAGAIVGAAVGGDPRVGALIGAGVGGLTGAAIGNYMDQQEAELRAQLQGTGVSVTRVGDQIILNMPSNITFATDQSTVQPQFNQTLVSVALVLKKFDKTIVDVYGHTDSTGSSEHNLSLSQRRAVAVATILSNQGIDQRRFYIEGKGSSSPIASNANESGRAQNRRVEIQLSPIRG, encoded by the coding sequence ATGAAGTCGAAGGTTCTCGTCGCCCTGGCAGCGACGCTGGCGCTCAGCGCCTGCACCACCACCAATCCCTATACCGGCCAGTCGCAGCTCTCCAACACTGCCGGGGGCGCATTGATCGGGACGGGCGGCGGCGCGATTGCCGGCGCGATCGTCGGTGCGGCCGTGGGCGGTGATCCGCGCGTCGGCGCGCTGATCGGCGCAGGCGTGGGTGGCCTGACCGGCGCAGCCATCGGCAACTACATGGATCAGCAGGAAGCCGAGCTGCGTGCCCAGCTTCAGGGCACCGGCGTTTCGGTGACCCGTGTCGGTGACCAGATCATCCTCAACATGCCGTCCAACATCACCTTCGCCACCGATCAGTCGACGGTCCAGCCGCAGTTCAACCAGACACTGGTCTCGGTCGCCCTCGTGCTCAAGAAGTTCGACAAGACCATCGTCGACGTCTACGGCCATACGGACTCGACCGGTTCGAGCGAGCACAATCTCTCGCTCAGCCAGCGCCGTGCCGTGGCCGTTGCCACTATCCTGTCGAACCAGGGCATCGATCAGCGCCGCTTCTACATCGAGGGCAAGGGCTCCTCCAGCCCGATCGCGTCCAACGCCAATGAATCGGGCCGCGCGCAGAACCGTCGCGTGGAAATCCAGCTCTCGCCCATCCGCGGCTGA
- a CDS encoding EAL domain-containing protein, translating into MSRVIGYLIDGSHERGFKLSVWAVVFLVLLGLSTWLVSEQVASSMRAETQRSLAGYEQLRANLLSTFTEMDRRLTQPACSPAYLQEMRRIAFLPDGINELLYAPNGVVRCSVNSGVLDVPKALGAPDIASDNAFDMAFWLDIDLDFLGLPGLTGTLAQRGNLAMIIPKQPLPTSTPRWMDQELVFRFGEDVWKHREGRSGIYAEALQEEGPARFAMLRGVFYQVSCDTGGIHCVAGRSTIGQLFSFGWLTVAVALLVCGLVAAWVARQVYSIAQRYWSFEERFLRHFEKGSVICAYQPLLDLKTNIATGCEVLARWKDVDGTIVPPDRFLPIIEAHGLTERFTGMVVGHAYADLSMRLPKGIRLQVNFNIFPQDLDASRLIPLFAPLLSEDSPFKVVVEIVETAEINPETAQVEIERLRAADMHVYLDDFGAGYSSMHNLAALSIDGVKLDRSFAMAPHHSVLSRMLDHAIDLVQASGRSLVVEGVETKERLNHLRASGVVDFAQGFGISRPLLIDAYVAYLGKHGPRPSRRPTLVA; encoded by the coding sequence ATGAGCCGGGTCATCGGCTACCTGATCGACGGATCGCACGAGCGCGGCTTCAAGCTCTCAGTCTGGGCCGTGGTGTTTCTGGTGCTGCTCGGCCTCTCCACCTGGCTCGTCTCCGAGCAGGTCGCATCCAGCATGCGCGCCGAAACCCAACGCAGCCTCGCCGGCTATGAACAGTTGCGGGCGAACCTGCTCTCCACCTTTACCGAAATGGACCGACGCCTCACCCAGCCGGCATGCTCGCCGGCCTATCTGCAGGAAATGCGCCGCATCGCCTTTCTGCCCGATGGCATCAACGAACTGCTCTACGCCCCGAATGGCGTCGTGCGCTGTTCGGTTAATTCCGGCGTGCTCGATGTCCCCAAGGCCCTGGGCGCGCCCGACATCGCCTCGGACAACGCCTTCGACATGGCCTTCTGGCTCGATATCGATCTCGATTTCCTCGGGCTGCCGGGACTGACCGGTACGCTTGCCCAGCGCGGCAACCTGGCGATGATCATCCCCAAGCAGCCGCTCCCCACGTCGACCCCGCGCTGGATGGACCAGGAACTGGTGTTCCGCTTCGGTGAGGATGTCTGGAAGCATCGCGAAGGCCGCTCAGGCATCTATGCCGAAGCGCTGCAGGAGGAAGGCCCGGCGCGCTTCGCCATGTTGCGGGGGGTGTTCTACCAGGTCTCCTGCGATACCGGCGGCATTCACTGCGTCGCCGGCCGCAGCACGATCGGCCAGCTTTTCAGCTTTGGCTGGCTGACTGTGGCGGTGGCCCTGCTGGTCTGCGGCCTGGTCGCGGCCTGGGTGGCGCGGCAGGTCTACAGCATCGCCCAGCGCTACTGGTCTTTCGAGGAGCGCTTCCTGCGCCACTTCGAGAAAGGTTCGGTGATTTGCGCCTACCAGCCGCTGCTGGACCTCAAAACGAACATAGCAACCGGCTGCGAGGTGCTGGCGCGCTGGAAGGATGTGGACGGCACCATCGTGCCGCCCGACCGTTTCCTGCCCATCATCGAGGCCCACGGACTGACCGAAAGGTTCACCGGCATGGTCGTCGGTCACGCCTATGCGGATTTGTCGATGCGCTTGCCCAAGGGCATCCGCCTGCAGGTCAACTTCAACATCTTCCCGCAGGATCTCGACGCCAGCCGGCTGATCCCGCTCTTTGCTCCACTGCTGAGCGAGGACTCGCCGTTCAAGGTCGTGGTGGAGATCGTGGAGACCGCCGAAATCAACCCCGAGACCGCCCAGGTCGAAATCGAGCGTCTGCGTGCCGCCGACATGCATGTCTATCTCGACGACTTCGGCGCCGGCTATTCCTCCATGCACAATCTGGCGGCGCTCTCCATCGATGGCGTCAAGCTCGACCGATCCTTCGCCATGGCCCCACATCATTCGGTGCTGTCGCGCATGCTCGACCACGCCATTGATCTGGTCCAGGCATCCGGCCGGTCACTGGTGGTGGAAGGCGTGGAAACCAAAGAGCGGCTGAACCACCTGCGCGCGTCGGGCGTCGTCGACTTCGCCCAGGGTTTCGGCATTTCGAGGCCGCTATTGATCGACGCCTACGTGGCGTATCTCGGCAAGCACGGTCCCCGCCCGTCCAGACGCCCCACTCTCGTCGCCTGA
- a CDS encoding PRC-barrel domain-containing protein, with the protein MAYDDNRVATADVKETHDLIASDKVEGTKVYDLSGEHIGSIERILVEKRSGKVSYAVLSFGGFLGIGHDHYPLPWSKLEYDESLGGYRVDISKDQLEGAPKYEREDDAFWTADNGRRVYDYYGVTPYWI; encoded by the coding sequence ATGGCCTATGATGACAATCGCGTCGCCACTGCGGACGTCAAGGAAACCCATGACCTCATCGCCTCGGACAAAGTTGAAGGCACCAAGGTCTACGACCTGAGCGGCGAGCATATCGGCTCGATCGAGCGCATCCTCGTCGAAAAGCGCAGCGGCAAGGTTTCTTATGCCGTTCTGAGCTTCGGCGGCTTCCTCGGTATTGGTCACGACCACTACCCGCTGCCCTGGTCGAAACTGGAATACGACGAAAGCCTCGGCGGCTATCGCGTCGATATTTCCAAGGACCAGCTCGAAGGCGCGCCCAAATATGAGCGCGAGGACGATGCCTTCTGGACGGCCGACAATGGTCGCCGCGTCTACGATTACTACGGCGTTACGCCCTACTGGATCTGA
- a CDS encoding SMP-30/gluconolactonase/LRE family protein gives MATNSLYEIIDTRFADKILGSARLEELHGGCRWTEGPVWFADHDCLYFSDIPNEQVLRYLPADNSVSTFLRPSQFANGHTRDREGRLISCEHGTRSVTRIETDGSTTVLADQFEGRRLNSPNDVIVKSDGSIWFTDPSYGIISDYEGYASAQEQPVQGVYRVDPDSGEVTLVVGDFLQPNGLAFSPDERRLYVADSGASHRTDAARHIRAFSLTPEGMIESEIGPFAVIDAGIPDGFRVDADGWIWCSAGDGVHVFDDTGKLCGKIRVPQTVSNLTFGGRRGNRLFITATTSLYAVYVNTRAAPRP, from the coding sequence ATGGCCACGAATAGCCTATACGAGATCATCGACACGCGCTTTGCGGACAAGATTCTGGGCAGTGCCCGGCTGGAGGAACTGCATGGGGGCTGCCGGTGGACCGAGGGGCCGGTCTGGTTCGCCGATCATGATTGCCTCTATTTCTCGGACATCCCCAACGAGCAGGTGTTGCGCTATCTGCCTGCCGACAATTCGGTCTCGACCTTTCTCAGGCCATCCCAATTTGCCAATGGCCATACGCGGGATCGCGAGGGGCGGCTGATTTCCTGCGAGCATGGCACGCGCAGCGTGACGCGGATCGAAACCGATGGCTCGACAACCGTGCTGGCCGACCAATTCGAGGGTAGGCGGCTGAACTCGCCCAACGACGTGATCGTCAAATCCGACGGATCGATCTGGTTCACCGATCCCTCCTACGGGATCATTTCGGACTATGAGGGATATGCCTCTGCGCAGGAACAGCCGGTTCAGGGCGTCTACCGGGTCGATCCGGACAGCGGCGAGGTGACTCTCGTTGTCGGCGACTTCCTGCAGCCCAATGGCCTTGCCTTTTCTCCGGATGAAAGGCGCCTCTATGTCGCCGATTCCGGCGCCAGCCACCGGACCGACGCGGCCCGGCATATCAGGGCATTCTCCCTCACGCCCGAAGGCATGATCGAGAGCGAGATCGGCCCCTTTGCCGTCATCGACGCTGGTATACCGGACGGCTTCCGGGTCGATGCGGATGGCTGGATCTGGTGCTCGGCGGGCGATGGCGTGCACGTCTTCGACGACACCGGCAAGCTCTGCGGCAAGATTCGCGTCCCGCAGACAGTGTCCAACCTGACATTCGGCGGCAGGCGCGGCAACCGGCTGTTCATCACCGCGACGACGTCGCTTTACGCGGTCTATGTCAACACGCGCGCCGCTCCCAGGCCGTGA
- a CDS encoding flagellar hook-basal body complex protein, whose translation MGIYGALSSAVTGLRAQSHALENISGNIANSQTTGYKRVETSFVDLIPDAPLKSQVPGAVLAQSRATNTIQGDIQTSTTETFIALNTNGFFVVEPKVGQSDGNAVFAGSNFYTRRGDFQIDKDGLLVNGAGYYLKGLDIDLKTGNISGSVPGVIRLSNAFLPANATRIIEYQANLPQLPKTASYKATQPHSELIKPWTYANPSPLPAYPQAEGVDLPNADVTLVPARAFGTSPLNGTEAAATLVDDGDRLTTTIGGSTYNLWFDTDGNPNSAVQYSASVGSDPLPPQVHFSIADSNLGSLHANDDLYIGSVHIPFSSGGFAPTKAGLQQAIETALGPDYSVFFEYATVNGRQLIELTYPFGATPASTVTGTNLYFESSAPQSSGSSAQTQLTISEHDIVGLHRSAEPFEIGGIAIGFSAPAYPATKEGLLAAITDAFAASAPAGTTVSPAVPIAPATLPAGPFSATITYPAGARTPDTVVGGSSTVVDATGDVDTVLASMEAQLRDLTGDATLFVKLVNERITVSSGHNDPDPLQFVSARAGGMAGDILGLDPGPHAAIPGSAMTALNTYADLLVNDNDTLVVRIGDEEHTFSFDTDGRQTPAAGEHEINASGSLAEMLASLQAGLRAHGGWAAAAATVSYGPEGIAIGFPGNYYYDVTISGSASAANKLGIAGTYPAATGGLPYITAADGNRFLNESIEGGAVTAYAENGAPVNVQMRWAKLDSGAADGLDTWHLYYLADSKATGGSPMWMRVDQDYVFGTDGSLVPPGVREVTIDDFRVGGVSIGKVTLKHEGGMSQFADVNGTVSVSKLTQNGYGAGEFLSVAITDAGRVVATYSNGERIEMAQVVTAQFNGANLLKRLDGGVYEATSESGEPILDLSGSGIIGGALEASNTDISDEFTKLIVTQQAYSAGTRIVSVADEMLQEALNMVR comes from the coding sequence GTGGGTATTTATGGGGCTCTTTCCAGTGCTGTGACCGGGCTCAGGGCCCAGTCGCACGCCCTCGAAAACATTTCGGGCAATATCGCAAACTCCCAGACCACCGGCTACAAGCGCGTCGAGACGAGCTTCGTCGACCTCATCCCCGATGCGCCGCTCAAGTCGCAGGTACCCGGGGCAGTGCTGGCCCAGTCGCGCGCGACGAACACCATTCAGGGCGACATTCAGACCAGCACGACCGAGACCTTCATCGCGCTCAACACCAACGGCTTTTTCGTCGTGGAGCCCAAGGTCGGGCAATCGGACGGCAATGCGGTCTTCGCGGGCTCCAATTTCTATACGCGCCGCGGTGATTTCCAGATCGACAAGGATGGCCTCCTGGTCAATGGCGCTGGCTATTATCTCAAGGGCCTCGACATCGACCTCAAGACCGGAAACATCTCGGGTTCGGTGCCGGGTGTGATCCGGCTGTCCAACGCGTTCCTGCCGGCCAATGCGACGCGGATCATCGAGTATCAGGCAAACCTGCCGCAACTGCCCAAGACGGCGAGCTACAAGGCTACGCAGCCCCATAGCGAGCTGATCAAGCCCTGGACCTACGCCAACCCGTCACCCCTGCCCGCCTATCCGCAGGCCGAGGGCGTGGACCTGCCCAATGCCGACGTGACACTGGTGCCCGCGCGCGCCTTCGGCACATCGCCGCTCAACGGGACCGAGGCGGCAGCGACCCTTGTCGACGACGGCGACCGGTTGACGACGACGATCGGCGGATCGACCTACAATCTCTGGTTCGATACCGACGGAAATCCCAATTCGGCGGTGCAGTACTCGGCCAGCGTAGGATCCGATCCGTTGCCCCCGCAGGTGCATTTCTCGATTGCCGACAGCAATCTCGGTTCGCTGCACGCCAACGACGACCTCTACATCGGCTCTGTCCACATTCCCTTCAGCTCGGGTGGTTTCGCGCCGACCAAGGCAGGTTTGCAGCAGGCCATCGAGACCGCTCTGGGCCCGGATTATTCGGTGTTTTTCGAATATGCGACCGTGAATGGCCGCCAGCTCATCGAGCTGACCTATCCCTTTGGCGCCACGCCTGCCAGCACCGTCACCGGCACGAACCTCTACTTCGAGAGCAGTGCGCCGCAATCTTCGGGAAGCTCTGCGCAAACCCAGCTGACGATTTCCGAGCACGATATCGTCGGCCTCCATCGCAGCGCCGAACCGTTCGAAATCGGCGGCATCGCCATCGGTTTCTCGGCGCCGGCATATCCGGCCACCAAGGAAGGTTTGCTGGCCGCGATCACCGACGCGTTCGCCGCGTCGGCACCTGCGGGCACGACGGTTTCACCGGCCGTGCCGATTGCTCCGGCGACACTTCCGGCCGGGCCGTTCAGCGCGACCATCACCTATCCCGCGGGCGCCCGGACGCCGGATACGGTGGTCGGGGGGAGCAGCACTGTTGTCGACGCGACGGGCGATGTCGACACCGTGCTGGCCAGCATGGAGGCGCAGTTGCGCGACCTGACGGGCGACGCGACGCTGTTCGTGAAGCTGGTCAACGAGCGCATCACGGTCTCCTCCGGTCACAACGATCCCGATCCGCTCCAATTTGTCAGCGCGCGCGCCGGCGGCATGGCCGGCGACATTCTGGGTCTCGATCCGGGTCCGCATGCGGCCATTCCCGGCAGCGCCATGACGGCCCTCAACACCTATGCCGATCTCCTGGTCAACGACAACGACACACTGGTGGTCCGGATCGGGGATGAGGAGCACACGTTCAGCTTCGATACCGATGGACGGCAGACGCCGGCGGCCGGGGAGCACGAGATCAATGCCAGCGGATCGCTGGCCGAGATGCTGGCCTCCCTGCAGGCCGGCCTCCGGGCCCACGGCGGCTGGGCGGCGGCTGCGGCGACGGTGTCCTACGGACCCGAGGGCATCGCCATCGGCTTTCCTGGCAACTACTATTACGACGTCACCATTTCCGGCTCCGCTTCGGCTGCAAACAAGCTGGGCATAGCAGGCACCTATCCGGCAGCCACGGGCGGATTGCCCTATATCACCGCGGCCGATGGCAATCGCTTTCTCAACGAAAGCATCGAAGGCGGCGCCGTGACGGCCTATGCCGAAAATGGCGCGCCGGTGAATGTGCAGATGCGCTGGGCCAAGCTCGACAGCGGCGCAGCCGACGGCCTCGATACCTGGCACCTCTACTATCTCGCCGACAGCAAGGCGACCGGCGGCAGCCCGATGTGGATGCGGGTGGACCAGGACTATGTTTTCGGCACCGATGGGTCGCTGGTTCCCCCTGGCGTGCGCGAGGTGACGATCGACGATTTCCGCGTCGGCGGGGTGTCCATCGGCAAGGTGACGCTCAAGCACGAGGGCGGCATGTCGCAGTTTGCCGATGTCAACGGAACCGTCTCGGTGTCCAAGCTGACGCAGAATGGCTATGGGGCCGGAGAGTTCCTGTCCGTCGCGATCACCGATGCGGGCCGCGTCGTCGCTACCTATTCCAACGGCGAGCGGATCGAGATGGCGCAGGTGGTGACCGCCCAGTTCAACGGCGCCAACCTGCTCAAGCGTCTCGACGGCGGCGTCTACGAGGCCACTTCGGAGTCGGGCGAACCGATCCTCGATCTCTCCGGGTCCGGCATCATCGGTGGCGCCCTCGAGGCCTCGAATACCGATATATCGGACGAGTTCACCAAGCTGATCGTGACGCAGCAGGCCTATTCGGCCGGCACGCGGATCGTCAGCGTGGCAGACGAGATGCTGCAGGAAGCACTCAACATGGTGCGCTAG